The stretch of DNA AAGAGCGAATGAGACAACGACGAAGAAATtgttgagaaagagagactgaaagaaagagttttaaacaaaaagacaaacagGAAATACAATAAGACATAGCAGGCGAGAGCGAAAGGATATAAAGAAAGAGGGAAtaagaagagagaggaagaaatgaGGGAGAGAAATTGTTGAGAttccaagagagagagagtgaaaggaaaagagaaaaagagaaaatcagcaaaaatctataagaaagaaagaaggaataacataaGAAAGAACAAACTGTTGAGACCGAGACAGATGGTAAAAAAGAGAAtccagaaagacagagacattGGAAACACAGTAAGAGACAGCACGCGAGAGTGAAAGGATaccagagagacagaaataggGAAAGAGAGTGAGGAAAAAGAGAAATTCATCACATTCATTTAGATTGATCGCACTGCCTCACAATAAAATACAGCAGatcaactttttttattttttactttattctttattctttatttctgAAAGCTGGTGAAAATTTGATCCGAGCCATGTGACACTAACAGCAGGACGCACAGACTGTGGGCAGTACATGACCGTCACACGCAGGCATCCATATGCGAACACTTTGCAGCACTTCCAAACTTCAAAGCTTTTAAGTCCCACGTTTGAAATGCTCCATGTTTTTAACGATCCCCGGTTGGCTGCTGCAGAACACGCTCGTTTAGTGTCGGTCAGATCTTTCTGGGAAAGCAGCCACCCACCTCCCTCATCTCTGGCCAGTCTCCATACACGTTGCTCTTCTCATCATTAGCAACGAGCTACACAGTTAAAGAAAACAGTCAGACTTTCCAGACAAACTTTTAAACAGGCATTACAATCCCTTCCTGCCTTCGAATCCTTAATACAGCttaataaacatgttaaaagtaaaagtattttTAGCATACAATTGTCCCACACTGTCATTTAGCAATTCAGTCAACACGCTCTGAAGGTGAAGTCTACAATGACAGCAGCACCTTCAGGCTGTGAATACAGGAATGCTAACCCATCTGTTATGTTGTGGGCCAATTCACAGATTGACTCAGAACAGTAAATATGATTTTTTGGGATTAGTCAACTCACCCCTGTGACAGAAAATACATCAAAAGTGTGACAGTTTGTACACGATATAAATCAATAAAGCAAATGAGTTGCACATCTAGTTTTTGCCGatgtacagaaaaaaacaatagaaaTTTGAGCAAGTTTAGCACACTTTATTTGAAAGGCtttaaaatacattcataaGCATTGAATAATGTATTTCTAAAGCAATAATTGAATATTCACACATTTATAAAAGCTTACACCAGTACTTCAACATTTCATATAACAAATGAGATGTAATGATATGCATGTGTTGTCATATTcatgatattatatttaaatatggttATCAATATCATATTTAAAACATTGTTGATATGGTTTAAGAGAGGCCCAAACAAGGCTATAAAGCATGGAAGAGCCTTCTTAATACATTTATACTGAATTCTGCTTAACCCTTTAACCCTATtagcatattattcagtaactacagggacttctgtagaaacagGTGGGACCATTCTTTGGTTAGTAATAACACATTTGGTCTGTCTATGATCCACAGGCTTTTAATGGGTTAATGAAGGTGGTCGAAATCATTCAAAGAACTGATCTgtattatttgtaaataaatacgCGTCTTATATAACTTTACGTCCTATGGGAATTGTGCTTTACAACAGTGTTAGAAATGAAGCAAACCTTAGTGCATCAAATTCCTTCATGAAgccaaaaaacacaattttaaaTAAGCACTGTCCTCATGACACTGCTGAGAGAGACCAAGACTTCACAGAcatgtttaattaaaataagCAAAATGTACACATagtgttttaaatatatttacataaattgAAATACACtaattatacatataaatatgacATTTCACACGTTATGTCGATACATTAACACTGCTTGATTTCATAAAACGTGTTGTGTCATGTAGCGAGAACTGGCATAAGCaatttataaatatagtaaaaaaagtACTGCTTTCTAAATACTGTATTCAATGCTTATGAATGTGTTATTAAGCCTCTATGTATGCAGCCTTCTAATAAAGTCATATCAATTATTCTAAGTAAATCTGTTATTCTAAACGATCTGGAATGGGTGTACCCTGATTACACTTAATATTAATTACACTGATATTAATTATGCTAAAGATAATGTTTATTGGATTTTTAAAACTACTTTCAGTTGGTTAAATATGCATTGGGTCAATCAGACCCAGGAACATTATTGCTGTTCTTTACAGTTGATATGTAACAAGAGGCTTAAAGCACATAATCCCCCCCTAATATATCATTAAGTTAAGAAACCTCAAACAGACTTGTTTATTAGGTTTCTGCACCTCTGTGGTAGACTGttatctgttaaaaaaaagacaaagctcTGTGGCACAGGTAACGGTTATCTTAAATATTGAATTCTGCCCATCCCTTTGTCTACTCTTAAAGTTAACAAGATGTACAGACAGTGCCCTCCAGCCAGACATAGTGCTGAATTCATCACTGTTTGCGTTAAACTGATTGAGTTTAATGTGCTCACTGAAACACTCAGAAATCAATCATAAAACATTTTAGCAAACACAAACATGGAGTGATGGAAGACAACTCCTCAAAACAACCTGACATCTTTCTTATTTACTCTCACGCACCTCAGTCAGGGTGACAAAGTTCAAGGTGGACGTTCTGTTTTCAGTCGAGATGATTAGGCCTAATCTGCCCCCTAGTGGACAACCCTTTTTATTGGATTTGTCCTCCAGATATAATGATTTTCTCTTCTGGATTTTAAAGCTGAATTTAGAAAGTGCAGAAACaggaatgtaaaaaaataaataaaagagagcTGTACCCATTTGCAGCTGATGTGGTCTTATTTTAATTCAAGGAGCAACAAATGTGAAAGAATGTGAAGAAATCTGCACTGTATAAAATGTCTATAAATTTTATTTTTCCAAGTGATTTTTGAAAAGACACATCTTGAATtaaatgtgtttagttatattacctccatctctcagtatcgttcaaatgaagattaagtgtccatatgtttaaaataGGGGTGCCCTCATTGTTTcacatgtccctgagtatcacacaccttgtgctttttgatacttcAGTAACGTTGCAgttctgaaatatggcaaaactggtggcaaatggcatcctggcagcttcacgcttgattttcctcaattcatgggcagttaatttgtgctttttttttcccccaacacgtttcttgcgaccctgttggctacttgccatgaaacgcttgattgttcagTGATCACGCTttaaaagtttggcaatttcaagactgctgcatccctctgcaagacatctcacaattttgacttttcagagtccgtcaaatctctcttctgacccattttgccaaaggaaaggaagttgcacTTAAGTTgcaattaagcacaccttatatagggggTTGATGTcgttagaccacaccccttctcattacagagatgcacatcacctgatttacttgattggtagttggctttcaagcctatagagcttggagtaggacaacatgtataaaaaggatgatgtgatcaaaatactcatttgcctaataattctgcacacagtgtgtgtgtatatatatatacagtgtgtgtgtatgtgtgtgtatgtatgtatatatatatatatatatatatatatatatatatatatatatatatatatatatatatatatatatatacatacacacacatacacacacacttagaagacagaaaccagcacaacacacatcTCAACCGTACAAttgtacagcttgtctagtcgctgtcgagaagtactgccaatagaacaggactttctggagcagataaaccagaGTGAAAagctattggcactatgctctGACATGAAtgacagaaatgctctaaaatccaGCTGAAAggcttccctgggcagtagagaaagttacttcaacaaaagcaggttcaGCTCTTTTTACTACCCTTTATTTCAATGGAAACAATGACCAAAcatgtgtcccagtacttttgtccaaatagtgtatgaTCGAAAGCCCATCCCTTGTCCTTAGTACATTTAACAAACACCCTATTGTGGCTATACTTACTGTCCTAGAAGTGTAGTTTTACTGTAGGTAGTGTTGTTTAACAGTGCCTTTAGTTAACTATCTGATCAGTGGAAGTTCAAACCTTCTCAAATGGACTCTCCTTAACAATTCCTGCGGCCCCAGCAAACACCCAGGTGTCCCGTCTCTTCACCGAGCGGCTCATAGTGCTCCCTAAGCCAGCAAAAATCTCCCTGATCTCATCAGTCAACCTgtagcgcacacacacgcagacacgcacacacacacaacatgagCTCCACGATCTTCCTATTGAAGAAAAATATGCAGTATCATTCTTCCTGATGTGGTGGGCTGGAATGTGTAGGTGTTTGGAAGGGGTTTACTCACACTACTGCAGGGTCTTCATATGAGGCCACAAAAATTTTATTTCCTGTTTGTACTGACTTTAGAAACTCAAGCAATCctgcaacataaaaaaaatcaatgcagTCGGTCGGCTAAGATTTTAATTATTGGCTAATGTTGCAAACAAACACTGTGCTTGGACTGACACCAATCTGGGTACATACATGTGCAAATCTTCAATTATTTGCTTAAAATGTATCTTTTAAAACAAGCATAAACAATTACATTCACAAACTATTCAGTAAAACATTGGGATAGGAACACATAAGGCCTACCCCACCACTCAGCTTCTACACAGTGAAGCAGTGAAGTAAGTCATACTGTGTTCTAAACCACAGGCAATAAACTGCACAAAGCAAAGGAAGATCAGATCAGTAGGGTGTAATGTTTTGGGGAATGTAGAGAGGAACTTGGTTACGGTCAAaattcagtgtttattagcaattAGCAAAACATCTGTTTCTTTACAATTGTCAGTTTTCTAGTGTaatcacagaagaaccacttggtTCTGTAAGTCTGAAGAATCGCTTAGTTGAAAGAATATAAAAAAGATgttcaaataattattttattatattatattattatattttattttattatattatttaggGGTTAAGGGTTTAGGAGCCTTTACGTTATGCTCAGGTTCTTTAAACATTATGTTGTATTATACTTGTGTTATACTTGTGCATCCTTTACAAAAAGAAGGAACCAGTGAAATTCATTAAAAGATCTCGGTTCTTATATGGCTTCCCACAAACAACCCTTTTATGGCATCTATATTAGTGTAGCTGTTGGGAATTTAAGAGATAAGAATGATTTATATAGAAACTATTCCAGATTCCTGactgtatttaattatttttttctatcCCCATAAAAAACTTACAGCCATAGAAAATACTCTTACCCCCAGAGTGGGTGTTAAAGTAGCTGCTCTTCAATATCTCACCGGTTTCACCTGAGCAAAAAGTGTGAATAGGATTTACATT from Salminus brasiliensis chromosome 7, fSalBra1.hap2, whole genome shotgun sequence encodes:
- the LOC140560335 gene encoding protein FAM3D; translation: MRLGGVVSALAIVITLFAIWGISVNKTYLWALKENEKYEVQCKDIPRSDCSPPVLFKAHPGCCPHKICPADQYPFFIRSGVANIVGPKICFNNTIIMGEVKNNIGWGLNIVVVQGETGEILKSSYFNTHSGGLLEFLKSVQTGNKIFVASYEDPAVVLTDEIREIFAGLGSTMSRSVKRRDTWVFAGAAGIVKESPFEKLVANDEKSNVYGDWPEMREVGGCFPRKI